The Streptomonospora litoralis genome window below encodes:
- a CDS encoding AMP-binding protein — MAELADPLAGILHQVRHRPQAPALHWRGTRVTYGGLYERARRECDRIARLDSHPGEPVAVLADKSPEAVALILACLLLRRPFLLPSTALADTQLADLAAQAGCRQVLTPEGAPGRPLPPGREQRRTPPPGTTFMLTTSGSTGLPKVVPLEAAAVHRFAAWAAPAFGIGPGTPVLNYAPLNFDLCLLDVWASLARGAQVVLVDPERGLDGRYLLDLVLGYGVQVVQAVPMAHGLLADAAAARGADAPSVRHALFTGDVMPERTLSALPGLFPRARLYNVYGCTETNDSFVHEVPRAEARAAQGPPPIGTPLPGVRALVLDERGQQIDGAGAGELYVRTPFQSPGYLDAAKRAERFAGHPLGQDDGRWYRTGDLVERDAAGCLRLTGRADFQVKIRGTAVNTAEVERVLLKHPDVLEAGVAAVADPETGRRLVSAVHRAPGSGLNSLTLRGHLSRNLPRAAVPPVLRISDEPLAKTPTGKVDRGVLDHPAGGSDRRREAGNEPTAKGSPL, encoded by the coding sequence ATGGCTGAGCTCGCCGACCCCCTCGCCGGGATTCTGCACCAGGTGCGGCACCGGCCCCAGGCGCCCGCGCTCCACTGGCGCGGCACCCGGGTGACCTACGGCGGCCTCTACGAGCGGGCGCGCCGCGAATGCGACCGGATCGCCCGCCTGGACTCGCATCCGGGGGAACCGGTCGCGGTGCTGGCCGACAAGTCGCCGGAGGCGGTGGCGCTGATCCTGGCCTGCCTGCTGCTGCGGCGCCCCTTCCTGCTCCCCTCGACGGCGCTGGCCGACACCCAACTGGCCGACCTGGCCGCCCAGGCGGGCTGCCGGCAGGTGCTTACCCCCGAGGGGGCGCCCGGGCGGCCGCTGCCCCCGGGGCGGGAGCAGCGGCGCACGCCGCCGCCGGGGACGACGTTCATGCTCACCACCTCCGGCTCCACCGGACTGCCCAAGGTCGTGCCGCTGGAGGCGGCCGCCGTGCACCGGTTCGCCGCCTGGGCGGCCCCGGCGTTCGGGATCGGCCCCGGCACGCCGGTGCTCAACTACGCCCCGCTGAACTTCGACCTGTGCCTGCTGGACGTCTGGGCGTCGCTGGCCCGCGGCGCGCAGGTCGTGCTGGTCGACCCCGAGCGCGGGCTCGACGGCCGGTATCTTCTCGACCTGGTGCTGGGCTACGGCGTGCAGGTCGTGCAGGCGGTGCCGATGGCCCACGGGCTGCTCGCCGACGCGGCCGCGGCACGGGGCGCCGATGCACCCTCGGTGCGGCACGCGCTGTTCACCGGCGACGTCATGCCCGAACGCACGCTCTCCGCGCTGCCGGGACTGTTCCCCCGCGCCCGGCTGTACAACGTCTACGGCTGCACCGAGACCAACGACAGCTTCGTCCACGAGGTCCCCCGCGCCGAGGCGCGCGCGGCGCAGGGGCCGCCGCCCATCGGGACTCCGCTGCCCGGGGTGCGGGCGCTCGTCCTGGACGAGCGGGGGCAACAGATCGACGGGGCCGGGGCGGGCGAGCTGTACGTGCGCACGCCGTTCCAGTCGCCGGGCTACCTCGACGCCGCCAAGCGCGCCGAGAGGTTCGCCGGCCACCCGCTGGGACAGGACGACGGCCGCTGGTACCGCACCGGCGATCTGGTGGAGCGCGACGCCGCCGGCTGCCTGCGGCTCACCGGGCGTGCCGACTTCCAGGTCAAGATCCGGGGAACCGCCGTCAACACGGCCGAGGTGGAGCGGGTGCTGCTGAAGCACCCCGATGTGCTGGAGGCGGGGGTCGCCGCCGTCGCCGACCCCGAGACCGGCCGCCGCCTCGTCTCCGCGGTGCACCGCGCCCCCGGGTCCGGCCTCAACAGCCTCACTCTGCGCGGGCACCTGTCCCGCAACCTGCCGCGAGCGGCCGTACCGCCCGTCCTGCGGATCAGCGACGAGCCGCTGGCCAAGACGCCGACCGGAAAGGTCGACCGCGGCGTCCTCGATCACCCGGCGGGCGGCTCCGACCGCCGCCGGGAAGCCGGAAACGAACCGACTGCGAAGGGAAGCCCGCTATGA
- a CDS encoding ectoine synthase, translating to MIIRDIENVKTVDWGNGLSRRFLLQEDGVGYSITDTIVSAGTRSRLEYRNHLESCYCIEGSGAVIELDGTVHPLRPGRMYSLDKHDAHFLVADPDTDLRLVCVFTPALQGDEAHRLDESLASAY from the coding sequence ATGATCATCCGGGACATCGAGAACGTGAAGACCGTCGACTGGGGCAACGGGCTGAGCCGGCGCTTCCTGCTGCAGGAGGACGGTGTCGGCTACAGCATCACCGACACCATCGTCAGCGCCGGGACCCGCTCCCGCCTGGAGTACCGCAACCACCTGGAGTCCTGCTACTGCATCGAGGGGTCGGGGGCCGTCATCGAGCTGGACGGCACCGTCCACCCGCTCCGCCCCGGGCGGATGTACTCCCTCGACAAGCACGACGCGCATTTCCTGGTGGCCGACCCCGACACCGACCTGCGGCTGGTGTGCGTCTTCACCCCGGCTCTGCAGGGCGACGAGGCCCACCGCCTCGACGAGTCCCTCGCCTCGGCGTACTGA
- a CDS encoding aminotransferase class I/II-fold pyridoxal phosphate-dependent enzyme produces MTPPSAWGVLAERLAATQRRVRSLESEPDRRNSFLPYTVERDSAYAEFEGSRLLMMSGYSYLGLAGDERVVAAAKSAVDTYGTGNHGVRALAGTIPLHEELEAEIARFAGREAAIAFGSGYAANVGTVGGLVGAGDTVFIDKYDHASIVDGCRLSGAEVTRFRHNDVEHLGRRLAASRTRGLRLVIVDSVYSMDGDIAPLPQLRRVCDEHDALLMVDEAHALGVIGASGGGIEDHFGGEVRVDVKLGTLSKAIPSMGGWVAGDQALIGHLRYAARPFLFSAALAPAQAAAALESLRILRAEPERVAHTQHESARLRDLLSAAGLRTAASETAVIPLIAGGDETAYDFATACRHEGVIALPVVTPAVPNDLARLRIAVTARHSKADIDFAAEAFLKAARTSAVLPS; encoded by the coding sequence GTGACACCGCCATCGGCCTGGGGCGTGCTAGCAGAAAGATTGGCCGCCACGCAGCGGCGCGTTCGGTCACTGGAATCCGAGCCGGACCGGCGCAACAGTTTCCTGCCCTACACAGTCGAACGCGATTCGGCCTATGCCGAATTCGAGGGCTCGCGGCTGCTGATGATGTCCGGTTACAGCTACCTGGGCCTGGCGGGCGACGAACGGGTGGTCGCGGCCGCGAAGTCGGCGGTGGACACCTACGGCACCGGCAACCACGGCGTCCGCGCGCTGGCCGGCACCATCCCGCTGCACGAGGAGCTGGAAGCGGAGATCGCCCGCTTCGCCGGGCGCGAGGCCGCGATCGCGTTCGGCTCCGGCTACGCCGCCAACGTCGGCACGGTGGGCGGCCTGGTCGGGGCCGGCGACACCGTGTTCATCGACAAGTACGACCACGCCAGCATCGTCGACGGCTGCCGGCTGAGCGGGGCCGAGGTGACCCGGTTCCGCCACAACGACGTCGAGCACCTGGGGCGGCGGCTGGCCGCCTCCCGCACCCGCGGCCTGCGGCTGGTCATCGTGGACAGCGTCTACTCCATGGACGGCGACATCGCGCCCCTTCCGCAGCTGCGGCGGGTCTGCGACGAGCACGACGCGCTGCTGATGGTCGACGAGGCCCACGCCCTGGGGGTCATCGGCGCATCGGGCGGCGGCATCGAGGACCACTTCGGCGGCGAGGTCCGGGTCGACGTGAAGCTGGGGACGCTGTCCAAGGCGATCCCGTCGATGGGCGGCTGGGTGGCGGGCGACCAGGCGCTGATCGGCCACCTGCGGTACGCGGCGCGGCCCTTCCTGTTCTCCGCCGCGCTGGCTCCGGCACAGGCTGCTGCCGCGCTGGAGTCCCTGCGCATCCTGCGCGCCGAGCCGGAACGGGTCGCCCACACCCAGCACGAGTCCGCGCGGCTGCGCGATCTGCTCTCCGCGGCGGGTCTGCGCACCGCGGCGAGTGAGACGGCGGTGATCCCGCTGATCGCGGGCGGCGACGAGACCGCCTACGACTTCGCGACCGCCTGCCGCCACGAGGGCGTCATCGCCCTGCCGGTGGTCACCCCGGCCGTGCCCAACGACCTGGCCCGGCTGCGGATCGCGGTCACCGCGCGGCACAGCAAGGCCGACATCGACTTCGCCGCGGAAGCCTTCCTCAAGGCCGCGCGCACCTCGGCCGTACTGCCGTCCTGA
- a CDS encoding anthranilate phosphoribosyltransferase yields MHEVITALLNRRPVTRAEDWRSLWDRLGSGGLDRAEAAALLGSLATHPPEAPTLRALLDSLSRRPAASADRCWPATVNTVGTGGGPSTFNVSTAAAFVAAAMGVRVVKTGSRAYSSRLGSVDLLERLGVRLTGSLEETADAVDRDGIAFAGPFVYPPELTALARAMAPVALRPFGRFLNAVGPFLADLPVAAQVTGVSAAMPLAELRQVAQGVDDRLIWLCTNDLGADELLGFCDNTVYSNAAGGGTPVLRLRRGELLPERGGIEDLRPFEPDDAVRRFREVLAGPPGAATDTVCLNAAAAAVAAGAADDWPQALDAAREAVAEGAALALLDRLRERSQTPGTLQASGGRHG; encoded by the coding sequence GTGCACGAGGTGATCACCGCCCTGCTGAACCGGCGCCCGGTGACACGGGCCGAGGACTGGCGGTCGCTGTGGGACCGGCTCGGCTCCGGTGGGCTGGACCGGGCCGAGGCGGCCGCGCTGCTGGGCTCCCTGGCCACCCACCCGCCCGAAGCGCCCACCCTGCGCGCCCTGCTCGACTCGCTCTCCCGGCGCCCGGCGGCATCGGCCGACCGGTGCTGGCCCGCGACCGTCAACACCGTCGGCACCGGCGGCGGGCCCTCGACGTTCAACGTCTCCACCGCGGCCGCGTTCGTGGCGGCGGCGATGGGCGTGCGGGTCGTCAAGACGGGCTCGCGCGCCTACAGCAGCCGACTCGGCTCGGTCGATCTGCTGGAGCGGCTGGGGGTGCGCCTGACCGGCTCGCTGGAGGAGACGGCCGACGCCGTGGACCGCGACGGCATCGCCTTCGCCGGCCCGTTCGTGTATCCGCCGGAGCTGACCGCACTGGCGCGGGCCATGGCGCCGGTGGCGCTGCGGCCCTTCGGACGCTTCCTCAACGCCGTCGGCCCCTTCCTCGCCGATTTGCCGGTCGCCGCCCAGGTCACGGGCGTCTCGGCGGCCATGCCGCTGGCCGAGCTCCGCCAGGTGGCACAAGGCGTCGACGACCGCCTGATCTGGCTGTGCACCAACGACCTCGGCGCCGACGAACTGCTCGGTTTCTGCGACAACACCGTCTACTCCAACGCCGCAGGAGGCGGCACCCCCGTGCTGCGGCTGCGCCGCGGCGAACTGCTGCCCGAGCGCGGCGGTATCGAGGACCTGCGGCCGTTCGAGCCGGACGACGCCGTACGCCGCTTCCGCGAGGTGCTGGCCGGTCCCCCGGGTGCGGCCACCGACACCGTCTGCCTCAACGCCGCCGCCGCCGCGGTGGCGGCGGGCGCGGCCGACGACTGGCCGCAGGCGCTGGACGCCGCCCGGGAGGCGGTCGCCGAGGGGGCCGCCCTCGCCCTCCTCGACCGGCTGCGCGAGCGGTCCCAGACGCCGGGAACGCTGCAGGCGAGCGGGGGCCGCCATGGCTGA
- a CDS encoding NmrA family NAD(P)-binding protein encodes MTTQENTQSKPTLVTGGTGKTGRRVAERLTQRGLPVRIGSRSAQPPFSWEDPGTWEAALEGVGGVYICFQPDLAFPGAAETVGRFARLAVSKGARRLVVLSGRGEEGAEAAEKQVQEAGAEWTVVRCSWFNQNFNESFFLDPVLAGELALPTGDAVEPFVDAEDIADVSAAALSEPGHAGQVYELSGPRLLSFGDVARELSTATGRDIRYVPVTGDEFRAILRENGLPEEFADLFELVSDGRNAHLVDGVERALGRKPRDFREFAAEAAATGVWNP; translated from the coding sequence ATGACGACACAGGAGAACACCCAGTCCAAGCCCACGCTGGTGACCGGCGGCACCGGCAAGACCGGCCGCAGGGTCGCCGAGCGCCTCACGCAGCGCGGCCTGCCCGTACGCATCGGCTCCCGCTCCGCCCAGCCGCCCTTCTCCTGGGAGGACCCCGGCACCTGGGAGGCCGCTCTGGAAGGCGTCGGCGGCGTCTACATCTGCTTCCAGCCCGACCTGGCGTTCCCGGGTGCCGCCGAGACCGTGGGCCGCTTCGCCCGCCTGGCGGTCTCCAAGGGCGCGCGGCGCCTGGTGGTGCTCTCGGGGCGCGGCGAAGAAGGCGCCGAGGCCGCGGAGAAGCAGGTGCAGGAGGCCGGCGCCGAGTGGACCGTGGTCCGCTGCAGCTGGTTCAACCAGAACTTCAATGAGAGCTTCTTCCTGGACCCGGTCCTGGCCGGCGAACTGGCGCTGCCCACGGGCGACGCCGTCGAGCCGTTCGTGGACGCCGAGGACATCGCCGACGTGTCCGCCGCCGCGCTGAGCGAGCCGGGCCACGCCGGCCAGGTCTACGAGCTGTCCGGCCCGCGCCTGCTGAGCTTCGGCGACGTCGCCCGGGAGCTCTCCACCGCCACCGGCCGCGACATCCGGTACGTGCCCGTCACCGGCGACGAGTTCCGCGCCATCCTGCGGGAGAACGGCCTGCCGGAAGAGTTCGCCGACCTGTTCGAGCTGGTCTCCGACGGCCGCAACGCCCACCTCGTCGACGGCGTCGAGCGGGCGCTGGGCCGCAAGCCGCGGGACTTCCGCGAGTTCGCCGCCGAAGCCGCGGCCACCGGGGTGTGGAACCCCTGA
- the trpA gene encoding tryptophan synthase subunit alpha produces the protein MADFFSHRPAGRVGLAVFLNAGDPPLDVLADVVHMLDEAGVECLELAVPFPDSVTDGPVVQRSARRALDRGTDLDAVLAFVSRIRPRLARMRIALLADWSHSLSPRGLGEALGDVAESGADALLTHALPPRMRDEYYRAARESGVAVVTTCYPQSRPEVAAEAAANATGYLYLVARYGRSGTGPVGGHAALAGTVRRLRESTAAPIALGFGVRTRADVAAVAASGADAAVIGSAGVTRVEEAQEQGADPAARLREFVLECRPPLPDQTAQESANSTA, from the coding sequence ATGGCTGACTTCTTCTCCCACCGACCGGCCGGCCGTGTGGGACTGGCCGTGTTCCTCAACGCGGGCGACCCGCCCCTCGACGTCCTGGCCGACGTCGTGCACATGCTGGACGAGGCGGGCGTCGAGTGCCTCGAACTCGCGGTGCCGTTCCCGGACTCGGTGACCGACGGGCCGGTGGTGCAGCGCTCGGCGCGGCGCGCGCTCGACCGCGGTACCGACCTCGACGCCGTACTCGCCTTCGTCTCGCGGATACGGCCCCGCCTGGCCCGGATGCGCATCGCGCTGCTGGCCGACTGGAGCCACTCGCTGAGTCCGCGCGGTCTCGGCGAAGCGCTCGGCGACGTCGCCGAGTCGGGGGCCGACGCGCTGCTCACCCACGCCCTGCCGCCGCGGATGCGCGACGAGTACTACCGGGCGGCGCGCGAGAGCGGTGTCGCCGTAGTCACCACCTGCTACCCGCAGTCGCGCCCGGAGGTCGCGGCCGAGGCCGCCGCCAACGCCACCGGATACCTCTACCTCGTGGCCCGCTACGGGCGCAGCGGCACCGGCCCGGTCGGCGGGCACGCGGCGCTGGCGGGCACCGTCCGGCGCCTGCGGGAGAGTACAGCCGCCCCGATCGCGCTGGGATTCGGAGTCCGCACACGCGCGGACGTGGCGGCCGTGGCCGCCTCGGGGGCCGACGCCGCCGTCATCGGATCGGCGGGGGTGACCCGCGTCGAGGAGGCCCAGGAGCAGGGCGCGGACCCGGCGGCCCGGCTGCGGGAGTTCGTCCTGGAATGCCGTCCGCCCTTGCCCGACCAGACCGCCCAGGAATCCGCCAACAGCACGGCATGA
- a CDS encoding anthrone oxygenase family protein codes for MRTETGAGRPEALGIGTQASPGGATAGAVLAGAAVGTGLMAGLFFAFDVGVMPGLAKTGDLVFVTVMQRINAEIENGLFGLVFLGAFLATGVAAALQHRLGRHRAALRVWGALACYAGMLAITAGVNIPLNQALARAGDPAEIPDLHAVRTAFEGPWRLANAARTAACTAALGLLARALILHRRSARPARR; via the coding sequence ATGAGGACCGAAACAGGCGCCGGCCGGCCTGAGGCGCTCGGAATCGGGACGCAGGCGAGCCCGGGGGGCGCGACCGCCGGAGCCGTCCTCGCGGGGGCCGCGGTAGGGACGGGGCTCATGGCGGGCCTGTTCTTCGCGTTCGACGTGGGGGTCATGCCGGGGCTGGCCAAGACGGGCGACCTGGTGTTCGTGACCGTCATGCAGCGCATCAACGCGGAGATCGAGAACGGCCTGTTCGGGCTGGTGTTCCTCGGCGCCTTCCTCGCGACCGGGGTGGCGGCCGCGCTGCAGCACCGGCTCGGCCGCCACCGCGCCGCTTTGCGGGTGTGGGGAGCCCTCGCGTGCTACGCCGGGATGCTGGCGATCACCGCGGGGGTCAACATCCCGCTGAACCAGGCCCTGGCACGTGCGGGCGACCCTGCCGAGATCCCCGACCTGCATGCGGTGCGGACCGCGTTCGAGGGGCCGTGGCGCCTGGCGAACGCGGCGCGGACCGCCGCCTGCACGGCCGCTCTGGGACTGCTCGCCCGCGCCTTGATCCTGCACCGGCGATCGGCCCGGCCCGCGCGTCGGTGA
- a CDS encoding MaoC/PaaZ C-terminal domain-containing protein — protein MTAPRPATDDTAPPPEPAPASHVMADGSRMALHRAALRADLGPASTPEPSPIYPFVLAHPVADATVRGMADDGAESPSVVHLGQEIRIRRLPRPAEEIGAAPEVLAVRAQPGGCNVAVRITLTDAAGEPVAVLLSTVLLSGASPAPFGTAHRMSAPARSGSGEAVGVTHRLSEEWIADYAEASGDRNPIHLDPAAARAAGFDTVIAHGMGVLGLACEEVVDRFAAGSPARVRSIGARFSAPVGAGEPLTMALEPDADPAGGPVAFSCRTGRGLAVKGGWVELHPARGAAEPDDG, from the coding sequence ATGACCGCTCCCCGACCCGCGACCGACGACACCGCTCCGCCGCCCGAGCCCGCCCCGGCATCCCACGTCATGGCCGACGGGAGCCGGATGGCCCTTCACCGCGCCGCCCTGCGCGCCGACCTGGGGCCCGCGTCGACGCCGGAGCCCTCCCCGATCTACCCGTTCGTGCTCGCCCACCCCGTGGCCGACGCCACCGTGCGCGGCATGGCCGACGACGGCGCCGAATCGCCGAGCGTCGTCCACCTCGGCCAGGAGATCCGCATCCGGCGGCTCCCCCGCCCCGCGGAGGAGATCGGCGCCGCCCCGGAGGTCCTGGCCGTGCGCGCGCAACCGGGCGGCTGCAACGTCGCCGTACGCATCACCCTGACGGACGCGGCGGGCGAACCGGTGGCCGTGCTGCTCAGCACCGTGCTGCTGTCTGGGGCGTCCCCGGCCCCGTTCGGCACGGCGCACCGCATGAGCGCGCCGGCCCGAAGCGGATCCGGTGAGGCCGTCGGCGTGACCCACCGCCTGAGCGAGGAGTGGATCGCGGACTACGCCGAGGCGAGCGGCGACCGCAACCCCATCCACCTGGACCCCGCGGCGGCGCGCGCGGCGGGCTTCGACACGGTGATCGCCCACGGCATGGGGGTGCTGGGGCTGGCCTGCGAGGAGGTCGTCGACCGCTTCGCGGCCGGCTCCCCCGCACGCGTCCGCTCGATCGGCGCGCGCTTCTCCGCACCGGTGGGGGCCGGTGAGCCCCTCACCATGGCCCTGGAGCCCGACGCCGATCCCGCCGGCGGCCCCGTCGCGTTCTCCTGCAGGACCGGACGCGGTCTGGCCGTCAAGGGCGGCTGGGTGGAGCTTCACCCCGCCCGCGGAGCTGCGGAGCCGGACGATGGCTGA
- a CDS encoding AfsR/SARP family transcriptional regulator produces the protein MSTDDLRINLTGLVTIECSNRRARSLTSPQAQVAFARLVMERAQGTNREQLADTIWPEGLPNTWPSALRSIVSRVRGFLADTAPSGAVGSLVSQGGRYFLRLPAEVRVDLEHAESAVTEAAEAFARSDHRAACRLAERAASCLEGAFLAAHDGDWVIGVRERVDALRLAALEIASLASSALSDRYRALRYANTAIRHAPFRESAHRCRIAALASAGNRAEALGAYHELRELLAEQLGVDPAPEVQRMYIDLLRSPEDSGHDWDPGRGPGHSASHVPRPQNV, from the coding sequence ATGAGTACGGACGACTTGCGGATCAACCTCACCGGACTCGTCACAATCGAATGTTCCAACCGAAGGGCCCGGAGCCTGACGAGTCCGCAGGCGCAGGTCGCGTTTGCGCGATTGGTTATGGAGCGCGCCCAGGGAACCAATCGTGAACAGCTCGCCGACACGATATGGCCGGAAGGGCTGCCCAACACCTGGCCCTCGGCCCTGCGCAGCATCGTCAGCCGGGTGCGCGGCTTCCTCGCCGATACCGCACCCTCCGGGGCCGTGGGTTCGCTCGTCTCCCAGGGCGGCCGCTATTTCCTGCGGCTGCCCGCCGAGGTCCGCGTCGACCTGGAGCACGCGGAGTCGGCGGTGACCGAGGCGGCCGAGGCGTTCGCCCGCAGCGACCACCGCGCGGCGTGCCGGCTCGCCGAGCGGGCGGCCTCCTGCCTGGAGGGGGCGTTCCTCGCGGCCCACGACGGCGACTGGGTGATCGGCGTGCGCGAGCGGGTCGACGCGCTGAGATTGGCCGCTCTGGAGATCGCGAGCCTCGCCTCGTCCGCCCTGAGCGACCGGTACCGCGCCCTGCGCTACGCCAACACGGCGATCCGCCACGCGCCGTTCCGGGAGAGCGCGCACCGCTGCCGGATCGCCGCGCTGGCCTCGGCCGGCAACCGCGCCGAGGCGCTCGGCGCCTACCACGAACTCCGCGAGCTCCTCGCCGAGCAGCTCGGCGTCGACCCGGCGCCGGAGGTCCAGCGGATGTACATCGACCTGCTCCGCTCGCCGGAGGACTCGGGGCACGACTGGGACCCCGGCCGCGGTCCCGGCCACTCCGCCTCGCACGTCCCTCGTCCGCAAAACGTCTGA
- a CDS encoding beta-ketoacyl-[acyl-carrier-protein] synthase family protein yields MRNSSRPPVAITGWGVVTPAGCSPDDLWAGLRAGKSTAAVLTSPELARHRMHIGCAVRGLDGAREVSAKDARRLDPFTVYGTTAALAAHRDAGSPAPEPGRGAIVVGNAVGGRSTSDSQSRNYVEQGPGRVNPLMPLMTMPNAAAARIAMDLGWQGPATTIATTCSSGADAVGHALLLLQTGRADAVLAGGCECTLTPVTLAAFGNLNAVSKRVDRPEHACRPFDTDRDGFVMGEGAGFVLLERSADARARGAAPYAEIAGYGSTSDAYHLSMPRPDGSGAADAMAQAISDAGLAPSDIVHVNAHGTATPHNDRAEAAALHRVFGAHQPPVTAPKGVLGHLIGAAGAVELVATVQAMARCEVPPTANHERAEPGLEIDVVHGEPRAVHSGPALTNSFGFGGHNAALVVTPG; encoded by the coding sequence ATGCGCAATTCATCCAGACCACCCGTCGCCATCACCGGCTGGGGCGTCGTGACGCCGGCCGGCTGCAGCCCCGACGACCTGTGGGCCGGCCTGCGGGCCGGAAAGTCCACCGCCGCCGTCCTCACCTCACCGGAACTGGCCCGCCACCGGATGCACATCGGCTGTGCGGTGCGCGGGCTGGACGGGGCCCGCGAGGTCTCGGCCAAGGACGCCCGCAGACTCGACCCGTTCACGGTGTACGGCACCACGGCGGCGTTGGCGGCCCACCGCGACGCCGGCTCCCCTGCGCCCGAGCCCGGCCGCGGCGCGATCGTCGTCGGCAACGCCGTCGGCGGCCGCTCCACCAGCGACAGCCAGAGCCGCAACTACGTGGAGCAGGGCCCGGGGCGGGTCAACCCGCTCATGCCGCTGATGACCATGCCCAACGCCGCCGCGGCGCGGATCGCCATGGACCTGGGATGGCAGGGCCCCGCCACGACCATCGCCACCACCTGCTCCAGCGGCGCGGACGCGGTGGGCCACGCCCTGCTGCTCCTGCAGACGGGCCGGGCCGACGCGGTGCTCGCCGGCGGCTGCGAATGCACGCTGACGCCCGTCACCCTCGCCGCCTTCGGCAATCTCAACGCCGTCTCCAAGCGCGTCGACCGGCCCGAGCACGCCTGCCGCCCCTTCGACACCGACCGGGACGGGTTCGTGATGGGAGAGGGCGCCGGATTCGTGCTGCTGGAGCGCAGCGCCGACGCCCGCGCCCGCGGAGCCGCGCCTTACGCGGAGATCGCCGGGTACGGCTCCACCTCCGACGCCTACCACCTGTCCATGCCCCGCCCCGACGGCAGCGGCGCCGCCGACGCCATGGCCCAGGCCATCTCCGACGCGGGGCTGGCGCCCTCCGACATCGTGCACGTCAACGCCCACGGCACCGCCACTCCGCACAACGACCGGGCCGAGGCCGCAGCGCTGCACCGGGTGTTCGGCGCCCACCAGCCGCCGGTCACCGCGCCCAAGGGCGTCCTCGGGCATTTGATCGGCGCGGCCGGCGCCGTCGAGCTCGTAGCGACGGTGCAGGCCATGGCGCGCTGCGAGGTCCCGCCCACGGCCAACCACGAGCGGGCCGAACCCGGCCTGGAGATCGACGTCGTGCACGGTGAACCGCGCGCGGTGCACTCGGGCCCGGCACTGACCAACTCCTTCGGATTCGGCGGCCACAACGCCGCCCTGGTGGTGACACCCGGATGA
- a CDS encoding acyl carrier protein — MSHTDAIRQFVITEFLPDLDPGDLADDHDLITDSVIDSVGTLKLIAWVENTFDLRVGDTELDPDNFRTVTAIDSFIARMREAEAAEN, encoded by the coding sequence ATGAGCCACACGGACGCCATCAGGCAGTTCGTCATCACCGAGTTCCTGCCCGACCTCGACCCCGGCGACCTCGCCGACGACCACGACCTCATCACCGACAGCGTCATCGACAGCGTCGGCACGCTCAAGCTGATCGCCTGGGTGGAGAACACCTTCGACCTCAGGGTCGGCGACACCGAACTGGACCCGGACAACTTCCGCACCGTCACCGCGATCGACTCCTTCATCGCGCGGATGCGCGAGGCCGAAGCGGCGGAGAACTGA